One Coffea arabica cultivar ET-39 chromosome 5e, Coffea Arabica ET-39 HiFi, whole genome shotgun sequence DNA segment encodes these proteins:
- the LOC140006326 gene encoding cytochrome P450 CYP72A219-like isoform X2 yields MKTPLSVLVIFVLIMLLIFWAARTVNWVWLNPKRIERCLRKQGFNGNPYRLLYGDTKEIGSMIKAANSKPIKLSDDILPRVLPFQLHLIKTYGEKSFYWVGPVAKVLIMDPELIREILTKNVIFKKPIPNPLAKFLVAGLAGYEDEKWAKHRKIVTPAFYVEKLKNMLPKMYFCCNEMIRKWETLLAEKSCLELDVQPHFDDLTSDVISRTTFGNCHAQGRKIFKLQKEQAELTGQVLKSVYIPGWSFLPTKRNKRMKKINNELQALFLDIIMERERVMKLGKDDDDNLLSMLLKSNAREIQEQGKKHGLSTGEVIEECKTFYFAGQESTSNLLVWTMVLLSMHPHWQVHAREEILRVFGNNKPDYDGLNRLKIFLLNAGNDDFVRSSEVVSTIYNILKDHLRRNKTRRNEFSSRCIPHVTYNPTAS; encoded by the exons ATGAAAACCCCTTTATcagttttagtcatttttgtcTTGATTATGCTGCTAATTTTTTGGGCAGCAAGAACTGTAAATTGGGTATGGTTGAACCCGAAAAGGATAGAAAGATGCCTTAGAAAGCAAGGTTTCAATGGAAATCCCTACAGGCTATTATATGGAGACACCAAGGAGATTGGTAGCATGATTAAAGCAGCCAACTCTAAACCCATCAAATTATCTGATGATATTCTTCCTCGCGTCTTGCCGTTTCAACTTCATCTCATCAAAACATATG GTGAAAAatcattctattgggttggtCCAGTGGCAAAGGTGCTTATAATGGACCCTGAACTAATAAGAGAAATATTGACTAAAAATGTCATCTTCAAGAAGCCAATTCCCAACCCACTGGCCAAGTTTCTAGTAGCTGGTTTGGCAGGCTATGAAGATGAGAAGTGGGCTAAGCACAGAAAGATTGTCACCCCAGCTTTCTATGTGGAGAAGCTCAAG AACATGCTGCCTAAAATGTACTTTTGCTGCAATGAAATGATAAGGAAGTGGGAAACTCTATTAGCAGAAAAGAGTTGTTTGGAGTTGGATGTGCAGCCTCATTTTGATGATTTAACCAGCGATGTGATTTCAAGAACTACATTCGGAAACTGCCACGCACAAGGAAGAAAGATATTCAAGCTTCAGAAAGAACAAGCAGAATTAACTGGCCAAGTTTTGAAATCAGTTTACATTCCAGGATGGAG TTTTCTACCAACAAAGAGAAACAAGAGAATGAAAAAGATCAACAATGAACTCCAAGCTCTTTTTCTAGATATTATAATGGAAAGAGAAAGGGTCATGAAGCTAGGAAAAGATGATGATGACAACCTGTTGTCTATGTTATTGAAATCCAATGCAAGAGAAATTCAAGAGCAAGGAAAAAAGCATGGTTTGAGTACTGGCGAGGTGATTGAGGAATGCAAAACATTTTACTTTGCTGGCCAAGAAAGTACCTCAAATCTGCTGGTATGGACCATGGTTTTGTTAAGCATGCACCCACATTGGCAAGTTCATGCTAGAGAAGAGATTTTGCGAGTTTTCGGGAATAACAAACCAGATTATGATGGCTTAAACCGCCTCAAAATT TTTCTATTAAACGCAGGTAACGATGATTTTGTACGAAGTTCTGAGGTTGTATCCACCATCTATAATATTCTCAAGGACCATCTACGAAGAAACAAAACTAGGAGAAATGAGTTTTCCTCCAGGTGTATTCCTCATGTTACCTATAATCCTACTGCATCATGA
- the LOC140006326 gene encoding cytochrome P450 CYP72A219-like isoform X1, translating to MKTPLSVLVIFVLIMLLIFWAARTVNWVWLNPKRIERCLRKQGFNGNPYRLLYGDTKEIGSMIKAANSKPIKLSDDILPRVLPFQLHLIKTYGEKSFYWVGPVAKVLIMDPELIREILTKNVIFKKPIPNPLAKFLVAGLAGYEDEKWAKHRKIVTPAFYVEKLKNMLPKMYFCCNEMIRKWETLLAEKSCLELDVQPHFDDLTSDVISRTTFGNCHAQGRKIFKLQKEQAELTGQVLKSVYIPGWSFLPTKRNKRMKKINNELQALFLDIIMERERVMKLGKDDDDNLLSMLLKSNAREIQEQGKKHGLSTGEVIEECKTFYFAGQESTSNLLVWTMVLLSMHPHWQVHAREEILRVFGNNKPDYDGLNRLKIVTMILYEVLRLYPPSIIFSRTIYEETKLGEMSFPPGVFLMLPIILLHHDPQLWGEDCKEFKPERFSQGIAKATKNQLSFFPFSWGPRICIGNNFALMEAKLALTMILQHFEFELSPSYIHAPCFVVTHKPQHGANIILRKI from the exons ATGAAAACCCCTTTATcagttttagtcatttttgtcTTGATTATGCTGCTAATTTTTTGGGCAGCAAGAACTGTAAATTGGGTATGGTTGAACCCGAAAAGGATAGAAAGATGCCTTAGAAAGCAAGGTTTCAATGGAAATCCCTACAGGCTATTATATGGAGACACCAAGGAGATTGGTAGCATGATTAAAGCAGCCAACTCTAAACCCATCAAATTATCTGATGATATTCTTCCTCGCGTCTTGCCGTTTCAACTTCATCTCATCAAAACATATG GTGAAAAatcattctattgggttggtCCAGTGGCAAAGGTGCTTATAATGGACCCTGAACTAATAAGAGAAATATTGACTAAAAATGTCATCTTCAAGAAGCCAATTCCCAACCCACTGGCCAAGTTTCTAGTAGCTGGTTTGGCAGGCTATGAAGATGAGAAGTGGGCTAAGCACAGAAAGATTGTCACCCCAGCTTTCTATGTGGAGAAGCTCAAG AACATGCTGCCTAAAATGTACTTTTGCTGCAATGAAATGATAAGGAAGTGGGAAACTCTATTAGCAGAAAAGAGTTGTTTGGAGTTGGATGTGCAGCCTCATTTTGATGATTTAACCAGCGATGTGATTTCAAGAACTACATTCGGAAACTGCCACGCACAAGGAAGAAAGATATTCAAGCTTCAGAAAGAACAAGCAGAATTAACTGGCCAAGTTTTGAAATCAGTTTACATTCCAGGATGGAG TTTTCTACCAACAAAGAGAAACAAGAGAATGAAAAAGATCAACAATGAACTCCAAGCTCTTTTTCTAGATATTATAATGGAAAGAGAAAGGGTCATGAAGCTAGGAAAAGATGATGATGACAACCTGTTGTCTATGTTATTGAAATCCAATGCAAGAGAAATTCAAGAGCAAGGAAAAAAGCATGGTTTGAGTACTGGCGAGGTGATTGAGGAATGCAAAACATTTTACTTTGCTGGCCAAGAAAGTACCTCAAATCTGCTGGTATGGACCATGGTTTTGTTAAGCATGCACCCACATTGGCAAGTTCATGCTAGAGAAGAGATTTTGCGAGTTTTCGGGAATAACAAACCAGATTATGATGGCTTAAACCGCCTCAAAATT GTAACGATGATTTTGTACGAAGTTCTGAGGTTGTATCCACCATCTATAATATTCTCAAGGACCATCTACGAAGAAACAAAACTAGGAGAAATGAGTTTTCCTCCAGGTGTATTCCTCATGTTACCTATAATCCTACTGCATCATGATCCTCAACTCTGGGGTGAAGActgcaaagaattcaaacctgAAAGATTTTCCCAAGGCATCGCTAAAGCCACGAAAAATCAACTTTCATTCTTTCCTTTCAGCTGGGGTCCTCGAATTTGCATCGGTAACAATTTTGCTTTGATGGAAGCTAAACTTGCTTTGACAATGATACTTCAACATTTCGAATTTGAGCTTTCTCCATCTTATATTCATGCTCCTTGTTTCGTTGTAACCCATAAACCTCAACATGGCGCAAATATAATTTTGCGCAAAATATAG